TACCTTTCCCATTATCTTTCTTACTATTATCATGTTTTTCCTTGCTTTTGGTatttttaccatttatacctttcatTACGCCATTACTAAAAATTTCAGGTCGAATAatatttataccttcacTCCAAACTCCTAAGACtcctacatcatcttcttcgcATAAACTTaataaacttgatgaaggtccTGCTTTCTTGTTTGAGGCATCTTTAGTTCGAGGAGAATCTGAACAAAATAAACCTAATCTCCACGAATCACCTATCTGGATCTTTGTCggtaaaggtattgaaattggtttataTGTACTTTGAGGTGGACTGAATACAGTCAATTCTTGTGGTGGACTTATAGTCGATGTTATAGGTGATATTTTTTGCCATACATATTGGATCGTTGTAGGTTCATAGCGTAATCTTACAAACAGCGAATACCTCGATCAGCCATGATAAGACTTACTTGGTTATTTACAATGGGATATGGATTTGTATTCTCAGACTCACTCAGTCCTCAGATCGTTTGCTACTTGAGGTGTGATTGTGATTTCTTTAGTTGTTGAATTTACCGATACTGGAGGTGGTCTTAAAAAGGATATATACCAATACATGATCCCCTTTCTTAGTGTCTAGAGcttctttcactttattCACTTGGATTATAAGCTGTTGGAAGCTTTGAAGTTACTTTTGATCTTGGTACTTTCACTTTATGTACATTAGCACAATCGATGTATAATAGTGAGACAAGGTAAAAAGTTGGAAACTCTGGAAAATTGTCTGTCAACAAATTCTCGGTAGTAATTACAACCGAACCGAGCTAAATCTGAACACCgaattctttatctttcttgcCTTTCTGCTTCATTTGTATGTTTGTCCTGTATGGAGGCAAGTACCTCGATGCCTCTTGTCGACTATGATTCGTCTTCCTCAGAGGATGAGCTTCAAGTGAGCAGGAACGGTGGCAGCAGAAGACGAACTACTTTAAAGTCTGTCGATGTAGCTCAAGCGATACAACGTCCTGcaaagaggtaagtttggATAATTAGACAATAACGCTTTAAATCGCTAATTATCCTCCAAATTAACAGACAGAAgactttaccttctcttccTGATACATTTGAATCAGGTCTGTACAAACATATACCAAAGTTTGAAGCCATTTTGATTGAGCTGATTTATTTTGTGTATTGCCAGGACCAAAAGATGATTCATCATTGCATCAAGGTAGAAAGCGTACCAGACGATACGTCGATGGTGAATACAATGCTCATGTTTATTTATCATGTAAATTACACCAGATTTATTCGTTTGCTATCTAGCATTATAGCTAATCGTAATTTTTAGTGGATTTACCTACATCAATGCGCAGGGTATCAGAAGATATCTTATCAGAActtcaagatgaaataccTGGACATAAAATTCATTCGTTACTATCAAACTTGCACATATCATTAACGCATCCACTACCATTACGTCGCCATCAAATCGAATCATTCagaaatcaattatcaaattgcCTTAGATCACAGTCATCGAATTTCAAACTAAGTTTTGCAAGTGATTTGAAAGTCTACTATAATCGTTCACAAAATaatgatgcagaagaaggtaGTGGAGGTAGAGCTTTTTTAGCTCTACGTGTTGGAGCAGGTGCAAAAGAAGTAAGCAACTGATTTTCGTGATATGGTTACCCCTCTGGCTTTTTCTCAGAAGAAGAGTAAGAGTGGTAGTGTAATGCAAATAAGCTGAAAGCTGATTTAAACGATCATTTTAGTTGAATGAGATATTAGATAAGATCATTCATCCTTTACTAGGGGTAATACATCTACCTACATATCATGAGAATCCGGAATTTCATACTTCCTTCGGATGGACTTTACTCGATCCTTCTAcagtttcaacttcaatcgGTCAAAAAGAAAGTAAGGTGGAGTTACCTTTGAACAAAGAAatacaggaagaagataCCCTTGAATCACCTGTCAAAGGATCAAAGCTAGCTCGGCCTTTCTCAGATGATCTCCTCGAaagaatcaacaacaaatttgCGAAAGACATAATAAAAAAACAGCCGAAAGGTGGATGGGAAATCGATACTGTGAATTTCAAAGTAGCTAAAGAAATTCATATCCTGAAACTAGGAAATCAATTATGATGTACAATGGTAATTATGCACCTAATATCTTGATGCATAATACGCTGTGTCGTCTATATCGTGAGGCACAGATGTCCCAGAGGTCCCCATTGGCCTAATATCTCGTCACGATGCAGCGAAAGCTGCATATGAAAAAATGAATCCTCGCAGAAACATTACATCGTTGCCATATTGATTGATCCTGTTCCACCTGAGATCGATCTATTGTCCAATATCTAATCGTTTGATCGTTGTTTAGTATCTATCATGACCTCCATTCATAGGTACAGGAACGGAGACGAATCTTCTCAGAACTTCCGTTTCCcattcttttaattctgctccatatcttctttgttttATAGCATCTTGTGACCAATTCATATGAATCTCTTCAGCTGTTAAACCTGACATTatatcttgttctttgtcatctttttctttttgtaacattacttctctttcttttattgCTCTTTCCCATACTGACCACGGTATTGATCCACCTGTTGGACCTGAATTATCACTGATAGTTTTCTCTTTGACGTCAGATTgcatttctaaatctttaggtgTAATTTCCGTTTCGGAAGATACAGATTCTCTGTTTTCTTCGTTTTGAGCGGAACCAGAAACTTCCgataaagctttttcatcaCCATATAAAGAAAATTCACCTTGTCTAGTTCTAGTTAGTTTGACCACATGTGCACCACAGCCTAAAGCTACACCTATATCATGCACAATTGATCTAACATATGTACCTGATGAAACTGTCATTTTAACTGTAAACGTTGGTGGTCTTAATCCATTTATAGGTGAAATTTCCGGGTAATCAGGTTTTTCTAAATCTGGTACGAATGACTCTTTACTCTCtccttctttttttatcGTTTctgttgtatttgtattgCCAgcctcttcttcatttatttCTGTTTGCTTTTGTTTGTCTTTGGAAGAAGGTTCAGTACCAGCTTTTGAAACTATATCAGTTAATTTTCTAAAtacaactttttcatcttccgATAATCTCTTTTCTGGCCATCTGTATTCATGTCCCCCATCTCCAGGTTCAATTGATGCAGGTTtgaaatcaattaattcaatTGATACTTGACATTTACGTGTTGGTATCGGTCTAGGTAATGGTTTTGATTCTCTTGCATATTCATATAATGGTTTACCGTCCATTTTTAATGCTGAAAATCTATCATGCTTAATCAATTAGCATAACTGCTAGAAAACGATGATACAGTCCGGTCTATTCGACAAGGGTACACTTACATCGGCGGCACCTGATCTATTTCTCCTCTAAATCTGTCTAACACCTTTTCTATGTCCTCCCTTGTAACATGTTCCCATGAAGCGGTTGATAATACTGGATCATCAGAATCCATGGATGTCGTTATGCATCCTAGTAATCCGATACTTTCATACTCCTATGTCCTACAGATAAGTCATTGCGTTTGACTCCGTGGTAGCTGGCCAACTCACTTTTGAGCATTCCAAAAACTTGTTCAAATGCTTCGTACCTCTGTTGACACCAATAACTAAACCAAAAGtcagctaaagctaaagattttCATATTCTATGACCATCAGCTTACCTAGTACACCATCAGCCAAAGGATCCAACGTTCCACCTTGACCAATTTTTAACCCTTGAGCAGttgtattcttctttttcctaTATTGACCTTGCGCATGTCTCCTTCGTTCGggatcatcaaataatttGGAGTCAAGTAAAAGAGAAGTGATAGAGTCTATAACTTTCATGCTTCGTTCTGCTGTCAGCCAGAGTACTCAAGCTCGCTCTGTACCATCTAGCTAACTCACGAACTTGGCCCCGAGGGTTTGGCAACTGGAAATAAACCATTAAGAGGTAACGGAGGCATCGAAGATGCTTTTGGCATTTTGACGGGTGACAAAATTCCTGTAGAGCGTAATAAGCCGCCTAAAGGTCGGCGAACAAGTGGAGTCGTTTTGTTGGTAGCACTGAGCTTATCAGCGCTGAATTATTGATGCTAACGTTTTCAGAAAAGTATTTACTGAAGAGAAAGTTAATCGAGAAGCAAAATACTTTGTATGCAatctaatccaccaccaaatttaAGATACCGGGCTTTCAACTTTTTAGGTATACAAATTCCAGTAGCTTACGTAATATTACGCGGTAACTAAACCTAAGTAGGAGGTAAAGAGGTTAGCGGGATACGATGATAGATGATCATTCTTCATCGCTATTAACCTTTCTTTGTCTCTGCCTGTCTGAAACTATCCGCTCATTTTAGTCACCTGGACTCCACAAGAATAAACAGCAGGAAGATGGCTGTTCCTTCATCCTCAAAAGCGCATGTGAAGCATTTCAAGCCATATTTCACTCCGGTAGAGGTAGAGAAACTATCCGCAAAACAAAGAGGAAAGTTGAGTGTATCTagagaagaaaagttaaGACAACAGGCTTGTGGGTTCATTGATGCTGTAGGAGTCAGATGCGGCTTGTGAGTAAGAATTCACTTCTGTAAGAGGATCTCAAGCTCATATCCTCTTATGAATAGTCCAAGAAGAACGATAGCTACCGCTCAGACGCTGTATATGCGatttcacctcttctttccttataAGGATTTTAACTATGTTGTAAGCtatcaagttgatatttATCTGCTCAATTAGCTAATCGTTACTATCTCTTTGTAGGAAGTAGCCCTTTCAACTCTGTACGTATCGTCAAAACTCCACGATACTATTAAAAAACCGAGAGAAATCATCCTTGCATCCTTCCCCATACGATATCCCAACTTAGTAAGAAAGGGTACGATAGATGTAGCTACGGCAGAGGCGAATGGCTTGGAACATGAAAGAAAACGTGTTTTGGCTTGTGAGAGATTAGTGTTGGAGACTATGGGTTTCAAGTTTGGTGTAGAAACTGGATTGAGAGGCGTTATAAAGATAGGAAAGAAATTGGGTTGTAAGCTCTCCCATCACTGACTAACATGGGACATAGGCTGATATCACATATATTTTCAGTGGGTAAAGAGCTATGTCAAACTGCTTGGAGAGTGGCTGTAGACTGGTAAGGTAGCTCTACCTGTAAATTTTGCGGTATTTTGCCTTACTTACAAACTATTTGTTGTAGTCATCGCACACAAGCTCCTTTATCCTTTCCTCCGCATATCATAGCTCTTGGCTCGATATATACCGCTTCACTGCTATTGGCAGAAACAACTAAGTTGCCTACCAACGGTATCGATCATTCAGATGACATCATGACTGCAGATAAAGTGGTTCGACTACTCAGCCACGAGGGCTCTTGGGAAAAggaattatcagcttctgcaGGCCATGTCGACGGTAAGCTTACCATCTACCAATGATCTGTTCATCGGATAAAGCGGGAAACAACTCATACGAATTTTTCAGACATTGCCCATCATCTCATTGATTTATACACGACGATTCTTTCGACACTACCGGATAATCAACCAAACATACATACGCCTTCTCCCGTTTCGCCTAAAGAGCCGAATCCATCCACAACTCAATCAGTAAATACAACAACTTCCTCTCCTACAGCTTTTCCATTACCGTTATTTTGGAATTCACAGACCTTGACTGAACTCAAAATCCAGCTGAGGAATAGCAGACCAGGTGGACCTTCAGTCCATGTTGGATGGTCTGCTAGTGGAATTGAAGTACAGTCTGAAAACGGAGAAGAAGCAGTAGAAGGTATGGGTCAAAATGAGGGAACAATCAGGTTTTTATGGGATTAGAGTTCCATATATTCGTGACCGTCTTGACGACGTCCATAAGAAGCATAGAGCAACGCGCGTATCTATAATATACTCATTTATTACACTCATATAAATGCATATTAATGAAATATACGGGATGTTGAGACTTGTTATAAGATATAATCGGGCGAATAAAGCTTCCGAGAAAGCCGCGTTTAAAACGTCACAGCCTACTGTACATCACAACTTCAgtcaacaataataatccGTGTTATATACCTGTCATCTACATCTCTATCACGTTCATTTCTACCTTGATAACAGCATCATATACATTTGTGTCGTCTTGAAGTCTCACTGGTCGTATAGCGTTGGATCACGGTGCGACTCATACTGTTTATCCGCTGTCCATCAAAAAAAGCTGCTGCACCAATCCCCCTTGATGCAGTGACATCATGTCCAACCTAGATGATTGTAAGAGCTTTTCTGTCTATCAACACACCGAGCTGACTGAACCACTATTATAGTCGTCGAGCATTCTTCTGGTCCCTCTCAACCACCTCGGTACACTTCAACAGGTGCTTATCGTGGGTCCGGACCTATTCAGACTGTAGCTGGCGGAGGTATCGAGAATGTGGGATATGAAGGATTTGAGGTTGATGAAGgggacgaagaagaaggcgAAGATACTGGCATGGTCAGAGCTGTGAGTAATATAACTTTGTCTTCTAGCAAATCTCCTTGCTTATTGACTTATTCTATTTAGCTTGAGACAGGCttcataccatcttcatctacactTGCAGCTCTTCCACCGCTTTTCTCATTGTCTTTGGTTCAATATTCTCCCCCTTCATCCCTTTTACATCTCAGAGCAGCCAACAACCTACTTTTTCTTGCGGCAGCTCCCTTATCAGTTATCATCATTGACTTGGAGAACCCAGAAGAATTGGTAACTatagatttacctaaacctgcgCCTGAAAAAGGTAGTCCTACACTTACAGTGACTCCATCAATAAACAAATTATATGCGGATCCTACAGCACGACACCTGTTGATCACAATCAATACGGGAGATACCTTTTATCTACCAATTAGTCCAGGAAATGTAGCTGTACAGTCTAGAAGACCTAGACCATTGAGACTAAGACATACTATAACTGCCGTTGGTTGGTCACCTATCTCCGGCAATACATCTTC
This is a stretch of genomic DNA from Kwoniella dendrophila CBS 6074 chromosome 3, complete sequence. It encodes these proteins:
- a CDS encoding tRNA pseudouridine(55) synthase is translated as MPKASSMPPLPLNGLFPVAKPSGPTERSMKVIDSITSLLLDSKLFDDPERRRHAQGQYRKKKNTTAQGLKIGQGGTLDPLADGVLVIGVNRGTKHLNKFLECSKEYESIGLLGCITTSMDSDDPVLSTASWEHVTREDIEKVLDRFRGEIDQVPPIFSALKMDGKPLYEYARESKPLPRPIPTRKCQVSIELIDFKPASIEPGDGGHEYRWPEKRLSEDEKVVFRKLTDIVSKAGTEPSSKDKQKQTEINEEEAGNTNTTETIKKEGESKESFVPDLEKPDYPEISPINGLRPPTFTVKMTVSSGTYVRSIVHDIGVALGCGAHVVKLTRTRQGEFSLYGDEKALSEVSGSAQNEENRESVSSETEITPKDLEMQSDVKEKTISDNSGPTGGSIPWSVWERAIKEREVMLQKEKDDKEQDIMSGLTAEEIHMNWSQDAIKQRRYGAELKEWETEVLRRFVSVPVPMNGGHDRY